From the Billgrantia sulfidoxydans genome, one window contains:
- a CDS encoding FixH family protein — translation MTSPTPWYKQFWPWFLLGLLFSAIGVSSTFAVLSVRSFDGMVQEDYYEHGRAINMVLAKQQRANELNLDAELRIDPLTSDIIVQLDGDDRPERLHLRLIFPTQDDRDQDLTLEHVRDGRYLGQAPDNLRHRWYLQLQPGTESPEWRLVGEARFPSEESFSLTPGVERRS, via the coding sequence ATGACCTCCCCCACCCCCTGGTACAAGCAGTTCTGGCCATGGTTCCTGCTCGGCCTGCTGTTCTCGGCGATCGGCGTCAGCTCGACCTTCGCCGTGCTCTCGGTACGCTCCTTCGACGGCATGGTCCAGGAGGATTACTACGAGCACGGTCGCGCCATCAACATGGTGCTGGCCAAGCAGCAACGCGCCAACGAGCTGAACCTCGACGCCGAGTTGCGCATCGACCCGCTGACCAGCGACATCATCGTCCAGCTCGACGGCGACGACCGCCCCGAGCGGCTCCACCTGCGGTTGATCTTCCCCACCCAGGACGACCGCGACCAGGACCTGACGCTGGAGCACGTGCGCGACGGCCGCTACCTGGGCCAGGCGCCCGACAACCTGCGCCATCGCTGGTACCTGCAGCTGCAGCCCGGCACCGAATCGCCCGAGTGGCGCCTGGTGGGAGAGGCTCGCTTTCCCAGCGAGGAGAGCTTCAGCCTCACGCCCGGCGTCGAGCGGCGCAGCTGA
- the ccoG gene encoding cytochrome c oxidase accessory protein CcoG has product MSDKIPTRDVTPEIVGHHTPQATVQHDMYASRRHIYVREIKGFFQRVRRAANWLLMLAFFGLPWLTWGDRPLIWFDLPGREFHIFAATFYPQEFVLLSWLLIICAFGLFFITVFAGRVWCGYTCPQSVWTFLYIWVEHRLEGSRNRRIKLDREPMSLDKAWRKGAKHAIWLAIALATGVTFVGYFTPIRALVAELPTLEAHGWSYFWVGFFLVFTYLNAGWLREQVCIYMCPYARFQSVMFDADTLIVSYDAARGEPRGSRKRSLSHAEAREAGHGDCIDCDLCVQVCPTGIDIRDGLQYECITCAACIDACDSVMDRMSYPRGLIRYTTENALQAKRSHILRPRLLGYFAALMVMIGLFAWTLGDRTPLNFEVERERGQLYQMTRDGRISNVYTLTVRNLDDRDHDYQLAARGLPGLELDTETLQVPAGSSRLFAVQVTADPAVLELPSHPIELLLQSQHDERIALEREARFIGNIRR; this is encoded by the coding sequence ATGAGCGACAAGATTCCCACTCGAGACGTGACCCCGGAAATCGTGGGCCACCACACGCCCCAGGCGACGGTCCAGCACGACATGTACGCCAGCCGGCGTCACATCTACGTGCGCGAGATCAAGGGGTTCTTCCAGCGGGTACGCCGCGCGGCGAATTGGCTGTTGATGCTGGCCTTCTTCGGCCTGCCCTGGCTGACCTGGGGCGATCGCCCGCTGATCTGGTTCGACCTGCCCGGGCGTGAGTTCCATATCTTCGCCGCCACCTTCTACCCGCAGGAGTTCGTGCTGCTGTCGTGGCTGCTGATCATCTGCGCCTTCGGCCTGTTCTTCATCACCGTGTTCGCCGGACGCGTCTGGTGCGGCTACACCTGCCCCCAGAGCGTGTGGACCTTCCTCTACATCTGGGTGGAGCATCGCCTGGAGGGTTCGCGCAACCGCCGCATCAAGCTCGACCGCGAACCCATGAGCCTCGACAAGGCCTGGCGCAAGGGGGCCAAGCACGCCATTTGGCTGGCCATTGCGCTGGCCACCGGTGTCACCTTCGTCGGCTACTTCACGCCGATTCGCGCGCTGGTCGCCGAACTGCCCACCCTCGAGGCCCATGGCTGGTCCTACTTCTGGGTCGGCTTCTTCCTGGTCTTCACCTACCTCAACGCCGGCTGGCTGCGCGAACAGGTGTGCATCTACATGTGTCCCTATGCGCGCTTCCAGTCGGTGATGTTCGACGCCGACACCCTGATCGTCTCCTACGACGCCGCCCGCGGCGAACCCCGCGGGTCGCGCAAGAGGAGCCTGAGCCACGCCGAGGCCCGCGAAGCCGGCCACGGCGACTGCATCGACTGCGACCTGTGCGTACAGGTCTGCCCCACCGGCATCGACATTCGCGACGGCCTGCAGTACGAGTGCATCACCTGCGCCGCCTGCATCGATGCCTGCGACAGCGTGATGGATCGCATGAGCTATCCACGCGGGCTGATCCGCTACACCACCGAGAACGCCCTGCAGGCAAAACGGTCCCATATCCTGCGTCCCCGCCTGCTCGGCTACTTCGCCGCCCTGATGGTGATGATCGGCCTGTTCGCCTGGACGCTGGGCGACCGCACGCCGCTCAACTTCGAAGTGGAGCGCGAGCGCGGCCAGCTCTACCAGATGACCCGTGACGGGCGTATCAGCAACGTCTATACCTTGACCGTGCGCAACCTCGACGACCGGGACCACGACTACCAGCTCGCGGCTCGCGGCCTGCCCGGCCTCGAACTCGACACCGAGACGCTACAGGTACCGGCCGGCAGCTCGCGGCTGTTCGCCGTGCAGGTCACCGCCGACCCCGCCGTGCTGGAGCTGCCCAGCCACCCGATCGAGCTGCTGCTGCAATCGCAGCACGACGAGCGCATCGCGCTCGAGCGCGAGGCCCGCTTCATCGGCAATATCCGGAGATGA
- the ccoP gene encoding cytochrome-c oxidase, cbb3-type subunit III, which yields MSNLWDDSLSGFWSAWIILITLGSIAFAFWILYANRKTDKVPDADGNVETTGHAADEIEEYDNPLPRWWFQLYVATVVFSLGYLLLYPGLGNFAGLLGWTQEGQWEEEVAQAEERFTPIFAQYEEIPIPELAQDAEAMQVAERIFLNNCAVCHGANAQGGYGFPNLTDDDWLYGGEPEQIQTTLVRGRNGLMPSWQQLGEENIENVANHVLALSGLEHDAERAELGSAVFTSVCAACHGPDGTGNQALGAPNLTNDTWLYQAPGQSVADSVRQTLRNGRNGHMPAQEAYIGAERVHLVAAYIYSLRLRD from the coding sequence ATGAGCAATCTATGGGATGACTCCCTTTCCGGGTTCTGGAGCGCCTGGATCATCTTGATAACGCTGGGCTCCATCGCCTTCGCCTTCTGGATCCTGTATGCCAACCGCAAGACCGACAAGGTGCCCGATGCCGACGGCAACGTGGAAACCACCGGCCATGCCGCGGACGAGATCGAGGAGTACGACAACCCGCTCCCGCGCTGGTGGTTCCAGCTGTATGTCGCCACCGTGGTGTTCTCGCTCGGCTATCTGCTGCTCTACCCCGGGCTTGGCAACTTCGCCGGCCTGCTCGGCTGGACCCAGGAGGGGCAATGGGAGGAGGAGGTCGCCCAGGCGGAAGAGCGCTTCACGCCGATCTTCGCCCAGTACGAGGAGATCCCGATTCCCGAGCTGGCCCAGGATGCCGAGGCCATGCAGGTCGCCGAGCGGATCTTCCTCAACAACTGCGCGGTGTGCCATGGCGCCAACGCCCAGGGCGGCTACGGCTTCCCCAACCTGACCGACGACGACTGGCTGTATGGCGGCGAGCCGGAGCAGATCCAGACCACCCTGGTACGCGGGCGCAACGGCCTGATGCCCTCCTGGCAACAGCTCGGCGAGGAGAACATCGAGAACGTCGCCAACCATGTGCTGGCACTCTCCGGCCTGGAGCACGACGCCGAGCGCGCCGAGCTGGGCTCGGCGGTCTTCACCTCGGTGTGCGCGGCCTGCCACGGACCCGACGGTACCGGCAACCAGGCCCTTGGCGCGCCCAACCTGACCAACGACACCTGGCTCTACCAGGCGCCCGGTCAGAGCGTTGCCGACTCGGTGCGCCAGACCCTGCGTAACGGCCGCAACGGCCACATGCCGGCCCAGGAGGCCTACATCGGTGCAGAGCGCGTCCACCTGGTCGCCGCTTACATCTACAGCCTGCGACTACGCGACTGA
- a CDS encoding cbb3-type cytochrome oxidase subunit 3: protein MDTGTFRGIITGLLIIAFLGIVWWAYSRRRKPDFDEAAQLPFADEDEQSNRDRSASQQGSLREQAGEADSRKDRGDENA, encoded by the coding sequence ATGGATACCGGTACCTTTCGCGGCATCATCACCGGTCTGCTGATCATCGCCTTCCTCGGCATCGTCTGGTGGGCCTATTCCCGGCGGCGCAAGCCGGACTTCGACGAAGCGGCCCAGCTGCCCTTCGCCGATGAAGACGAACAATCGAACCGAGACCGCAGCGCCTCGCAGCAGGGCTCGCTCCGCGAGCAGGCAGGCGAAGCCGATTCCCGTAAAGACAGGGGAGACGAAAACGCATGA
- the ccoO gene encoding cytochrome-c oxidase, cbb3-type subunit II has product MKHEIVEKNVGLLAVLILVVISFGGLAEIVPLFFQKQTTEPVDGLRPLSALELEGRDIYRREGCVGCHSQMVRPFRAETERYGHYSVAGESVYEHNFLWGSKRTGPDLARVGGRYSDDWHRAHMYNPRDVVPESVMPAYPWLFERTLDGKDTPRKMEVLRSLGVPYTDEEIEGATREVRGQQEITALVAYLQQLGTVLEGTR; this is encoded by the coding sequence ATGAAACACGAGATCGTCGAAAAGAACGTTGGCCTGCTTGCCGTGCTGATTCTGGTGGTGATCAGCTTCGGCGGCCTGGCCGAGATCGTTCCGCTGTTCTTCCAGAAGCAGACCACGGAGCCGGTCGATGGCCTGCGCCCCCTCTCCGCTCTGGAGTTGGAGGGGCGTGACATCTATCGTCGCGAGGGCTGCGTGGGCTGTCACTCACAGATGGTGCGCCCGTTCCGTGCCGAGACCGAGCGTTACGGTCACTACAGCGTGGCCGGCGAGTCGGTCTACGAGCACAACTTCCTGTGGGGCTCCAAGCGCACCGGGCCGGACCTGGCCCGCGTCGGCGGCCGCTACAGCGACGACTGGCATCGCGCCCACATGTACAACCCGCGCGACGTGGTGCCGGAGTCGGTCATGCCGGCGTACCCCTGGCTGTTCGAGCGCACCCTCGACGGCAAGGACACCCCGCGCAAGATGGAAGTCCTGCGCAGCCTCGGCGTGCCCTACACCGACGAGGAGATCGAGGGTGCCACCCGCGAGGTACGCGGCCAGCAGGAGATCACGGCCCTGGTCGCCTACCTGCAGCAGCTGGGGACCGTGCTCGAGGGCACGCGCTGA
- the ccoN gene encoding cytochrome-c oxidase, cbb3-type subunit I — protein sequence MSTALEHPTYNYKVVRQFAIMTVVWGIVGMLLGVILAAQLVWPQLNLDLPWTSFGRLRPLHTNAVIFAFGGSALMATSYYVVQRTCQTRLFCDRLAAFTFWGWQAVILSAVVTLPLGYTTTKEYAELEWPINILIAVVWVSYAIVFLMTIKQRKTSHIYVANWFFAAFILTVAVLHIVNNAAIPVSWMYSTSIYAGAIDAMVQWWYGHNAVGFFLTAGFLGMMYYFVPKQAERPVYSYRLSIVHFWALIMIYMWAGPHHLHYTALPNWAQSLGMVMSIILLAPSWGGMINGMMTLSGAWHKLRTDPTLRFLVVALSFYGMSTFEGPMMAVKTVNALSHYTDWTIGHVHAGALGWVAMITIGSMYHLIPRLFGRTEMHSVGLIAVHFWLATIGTVLYIASMWVNGILQGLMWRAINPDGTLMYTFVEAVEASGPGYIVRLIGGLFWVTGMLIMAYNVFMTVKRSEAASQQPIPQSA from the coding sequence ATGAGCACAGCACTAGAGCATCCGACCTACAACTACAAGGTAGTTCGGCAGTTCGCGATCATGACAGTGGTGTGGGGCATCGTGGGCATGCTCCTCGGTGTCATCCTTGCCGCACAACTGGTCTGGCCGCAACTCAACCTCGATCTGCCCTGGACGAGCTTCGGCCGCCTGCGCCCGCTGCACACCAACGCAGTCATCTTCGCCTTCGGCGGCTCCGCGCTGATGGCCACCTCCTATTACGTGGTGCAGCGCACCTGCCAGACGCGGCTGTTCTGCGACCGCCTGGCCGCCTTCACCTTCTGGGGCTGGCAGGCAGTGATCCTGTCGGCGGTCGTCACGCTGCCGCTGGGCTATACCACCACCAAGGAGTACGCCGAGCTCGAGTGGCCGATCAACATCCTGATCGCCGTGGTCTGGGTCAGCTATGCCATCGTCTTCCTGATGACCATCAAGCAGCGCAAGACCTCCCACATCTACGTGGCCAACTGGTTCTTCGCCGCCTTCATCCTGACCGTGGCGGTGCTGCACATCGTCAACAACGCGGCGATCCCGGTGTCGTGGATGTACTCCACCTCGATCTACGCCGGCGCCATCGACGCCATGGTGCAGTGGTGGTACGGCCACAACGCGGTGGGCTTCTTCCTGACCGCCGGCTTCCTCGGCATGATGTACTACTTCGTGCCCAAGCAGGCCGAGCGCCCGGTCTACTCCTATCGCCTGTCGATCGTCCACTTCTGGGCGCTGATCATGATCTACATGTGGGCCGGCCCACACCACCTGCACTACACCGCCCTGCCCAACTGGGCGCAGTCGCTGGGCATGGTGATGTCGATCATCCTGCTGGCGCCCTCCTGGGGCGGCATGATCAACGGCATGATGACCCTCTCCGGCGCCTGGCATAAGCTGCGCACCGACCCGACCCTGCGCTTCCTGGTCGTGGCCCTGTCGTTCTACGGCATGTCGACCTTCGAGGGGCCGATGATGGCGGTGAAGACGGTCAACGCGCTGTCCCACTACACCGACTGGACCATCGGCCACGTCCACGCCGGCGCCCTGGGCTGGGTGGCGATGATCACCATCGGCTCCATGTACCACCTGATTCCGCGCCTGTTCGGCCGCACTGAGATGCACTCGGTCGGGCTGATCGCCGTGCACTTCTGGCTGGCCACCATCGGCACCGTCCTCTACATCGCCTCGATGTGGGTCAACGGCATCCTGCAGGGCCTGATGTGGCGCGCCATCAACCCGGACGGCACGCTGATGTACACCTTCGTCGAGGCCGTCGAGGCCAGCGGACCGGGCTACATCGTGCGCCTGATCGGCGGCCTGTTCTGGGTCACCGGCATGCTGATCATGGCCTACAACGTCTTCATGACCGTCAAGCGCAGTGAAGCCGCCAGCCAGCAGCCGATTCCGCAGTCTGCCTGA
- a CDS encoding alpha/beta family hydrolase produces MRGDGSVGRLLIAHGAGAGQHSLYMNQLRGALAEQGVQTLAIEFAYLQRAEREGRRIPPPPIDRLVEELSRWCDILTHPHGGTPWLGGKSMGGRVASLLAAREKAAGLVLCGYPFHPPRRPDRLRLAHWPDIDCPTLVVQGSRDPFGTCEEVEAYSLGERACVHWLEDGDHDWKPRRRSGRTQAKLIEEGAAAIAAFMKAHRVPQ; encoded by the coding sequence GTGCGCGGTGACGGCAGCGTCGGGCGCCTGCTGATCGCCCATGGCGCGGGGGCTGGACAGCATTCTCTTTACATGAATCAATTGCGAGGTGCGCTCGCCGAGCAGGGCGTGCAGACCCTTGCCATCGAGTTCGCCTACCTGCAGCGTGCCGAGCGCGAGGGCCGACGAATCCCGCCGCCACCCATCGACCGCTTGGTAGAAGAATTATCGCGCTGGTGCGACATTCTGACACATCCTCATGGAGGTACCCCCTGGCTTGGCGGCAAGTCCATGGGCGGGCGTGTGGCCAGCCTGCTGGCGGCACGTGAAAAGGCCGCCGGCCTGGTACTGTGCGGCTACCCCTTCCATCCGCCGCGCCGGCCTGATCGCCTGCGCCTCGCGCACTGGCCCGACATCGACTGCCCCACCCTGGTGGTGCAGGGCAGCCGCGACCCGTTTGGCACTTGCGAGGAGGTCGAGGCCTATTCGCTGGGCGAGCGGGCATGCGTCCACTGGCTGGAAGATGGCGACCACGACTGGAAGCCGCGGCGGCGATCGGGGCGTACCCAGGCGAAACTGATCGAGGAGGGGGCGGCCGCGATCGCCGCTTTCATGAAAGCGCATCGGGTGCCACAGTGA
- a CDS encoding FAD-dependent oxidoreductase produces the protein MRYPHLFRPLEVGHLTLPNRVLMGSMHTNLEEAPNGFARLAAFYAERAREGVGLIVTGGIAPNPEGAVFQGAATLERAEQVADHRGVVEAVHAEGGRICLQILHAGRYAYSPELVAPSPLQAPINPFVPRELSDADVERQIADYVRCASLAREAGYDGVEVMGSEGYLINQFLCLRTNQRDDRWGGSLENRMRFAVEIVSRIRAAVGDDFLILFRLSMIDLVEEGSTWEEVVTLGRAIESAGASLINTGIGWHEARVPTIVTSVPRAAFTEVTRRMKAELAIPLITTNRINMPEVAERVLAEGHADMVSMARPFLADPAWVSKAAEGRDDEINTCIACNQACLDHTFQGKLTSCLVNPRACHETELVIEPAETPRDVAVVGGGPAGMAAALTAAQRGHRVVLFERTGELGGQFNLARKIPGKEEFDETLRYFKVMLDKHGVTLKLGSEPDVQVLRGFDAVILASGVRPRRLDLPGIEHPKVMSYPMAILHPERVGRRVAIIGAGGIGFDVAELLTHVGHPSLDREAWCAEWGVDLGVAERGGLRPPERPDTPRQVFLLQRKHSKPGKGLGKSTGWVHRASLRHRGVEALAGCEYVGIDDEGLHIRHHEEPRLLEVDSVVICAGQDPVRELLEPLREAGVAVHLIGGADEAAELDAKRAIDQGTRVAAGL, from the coding sequence GTGCGCTATCCTCATCTCTTTCGTCCGCTCGAGGTGGGCCATCTGACCCTGCCCAACCGCGTGCTGATGGGCTCCATGCATACCAACCTCGAGGAGGCGCCCAATGGTTTCGCGCGCCTGGCGGCCTTCTATGCCGAGCGTGCCCGTGAAGGCGTGGGACTGATCGTGACCGGCGGCATCGCCCCCAACCCCGAAGGGGCGGTGTTCCAGGGCGCGGCCACGCTGGAGCGGGCCGAGCAGGTGGCCGATCATCGCGGCGTGGTCGAGGCGGTGCATGCCGAGGGCGGGCGCATTTGCCTGCAGATCCTGCATGCCGGGCGCTACGCCTACTCGCCCGAGCTGGTCGCACCGTCGCCGCTGCAGGCGCCGATCAACCCGTTCGTGCCGCGCGAACTCAGCGACGCGGACGTCGAACGCCAGATCGCCGACTACGTACGCTGCGCCTCCCTGGCCCGCGAGGCTGGCTACGACGGCGTCGAGGTGATGGGCTCCGAGGGGTACCTGATCAATCAGTTCCTGTGCCTGCGCACCAACCAGCGCGACGACCGCTGGGGCGGCTCGCTCGAGAACCGCATGCGCTTCGCGGTCGAGATCGTGTCGCGGATCCGCGCGGCGGTGGGCGACGACTTCCTGATCCTCTTCCGCCTGTCGATGATCGACTTGGTGGAGGAGGGCAGCACCTGGGAGGAGGTCGTGACGCTGGGGCGTGCCATCGAATCCGCCGGCGCCAGCCTGATCAACACCGGCATCGGCTGGCACGAGGCGCGCGTGCCCACCATCGTCACCAGCGTGCCGCGGGCGGCCTTCACCGAGGTCACCCGACGCATGAAGGCCGAGCTCGCCATCCCGCTGATCACCACCAATCGCATCAACATGCCCGAGGTGGCGGAGCGGGTGCTCGCCGAGGGGCACGCCGACATGGTCTCCATGGCGCGCCCCTTCCTCGCCGATCCGGCCTGGGTGAGCAAGGCGGCTGAAGGACGCGACGACGAGATCAACACCTGCATCGCCTGCAACCAGGCGTGCCTCGATCACACCTTCCAGGGCAAGCTCACCTCCTGCCTGGTCAACCCCCGGGCATGTCACGAGACCGAGCTCGTCATCGAACCGGCCGAGACGCCGCGTGACGTCGCCGTGGTCGGCGGCGGCCCGGCCGGCATGGCGGCGGCACTCACCGCCGCCCAGCGCGGCCACCGGGTGGTGCTGTTCGAGCGCACCGGCGAGCTGGGCGGCCAGTTCAACCTGGCGCGCAAGATCCCGGGCAAGGAGGAGTTCGACGAGACGCTGCGCTACTTCAAGGTGATGCTCGACAAGCATGGCGTCACGCTGAAGCTCGGCAGCGAACCCGACGTGCAGGTCCTGCGCGGCTTCGACGCGGTGATCCTGGCCAGCGGCGTGCGCCCGCGCCGGCTCGACCTGCCGGGCATCGAGCATCCCAAGGTAATGAGCTATCCCATGGCGATCCTGCATCCCGAGCGGGTCGGGCGGCGGGTGGCGATCATCGGCGCCGGCGGCATCGGCTTCGACGTGGCGGAGCTGCTCACCCACGTGGGGCATCCTTCGCTGGACCGCGAGGCCTGGTGCGCCGAATGGGGCGTGGACCTCGGCGTTGCCGAGCGCGGCGGCCTCCGCCCGCCCGAGCGCCCCGACACACCGCGCCAGGTCTTCCTGCTGCAGCGCAAGCACTCCAAGCCCGGCAAGGGGCTGGGCAAGTCGACCGGCTGGGTGCACCGGGCGTCGCTGCGCCATCGCGGCGTCGAGGCCCTGGCCGGCTGCGAGTACGTCGGCATCGACGACGAGGGCCTGCACATTCGCCACCACGAGGAGCCGCGCCTGCTCGAGGTCGACAGCGTGGTGATCTGCGCCGGACAGGATCCGGTCCGCGAGCTGCTCGAGCCGCTCCGGGAGGCCGGCGTGGCGGTGCACCTGATCGGTGGCGCCGACGAAGCCGCCGAGCTCGATGCCAAGCGCGCCATCGACCAGGGTACGCGGGTGGCGGCGGGGCTGTGA
- a CDS encoding exopolysaccharide biosynthesis protein has translation MTQPDEPHDLEQMLDRFKRAGGDEGAGLVSLGDLLDEVGRRSFAPLLLVPGIITLMPVVGDIPGVPTLMALLVLLVAVQLLFRAHHFWIPGFLLNRSVSRQKLDKAIGWSRRPARWVDKWLKPRLTFLTHGAGIVAVALACILIALAMPPMEVVPFTANGAGFALTLFGLSLMAHDGLLAAVAFAVTLATLVFVYLGLF, from the coding sequence GTGACCCAGCCCGACGAGCCTCACGACCTGGAACAGATGCTCGACCGCTTCAAGCGTGCCGGGGGTGACGAAGGTGCCGGCCTGGTCAGCCTCGGCGACCTGCTCGACGAGGTCGGCCGTCGCTCCTTTGCCCCCCTGCTGCTGGTGCCCGGCATCATCACCCTGATGCCGGTGGTCGGGGACATTCCCGGCGTTCCCACCCTGATGGCCCTGTTGGTCCTGCTGGTGGCCGTACAGCTGCTGTTTAGAGCGCACCACTTCTGGATCCCGGGGTTCCTGTTGAATCGATCCGTCTCCAGGCAGAAGCTCGACAAGGCGATCGGCTGGAGCCGTCGGCCCGCGCGCTGGGTGGACAAGTGGCTCAAGCCGCGGCTGACCTTCCTGACCCACGGCGCCGGAATCGTCGCCGTTGCCCTGGCCTGCATCCTCATTGCCCTGGCCATGCCGCCGATGGAGGTGGTGCCGTTCACCGCCAACGGTGCTGGCTTCGCCCTCACGCTATTCGGCCTGTCCCTGATGGCTCACGATGGGCTCCTGGCCGCCGTGGCGTTCGCCGTGACGCTCGCCACCCTGGTCTTCGTCTACCTGGGGCTTTTCTAG
- a CDS encoding SCO family protein: protein MRPTTPRPDSPSRPPLRRTRVLAGLLALGSVLMGCSDPGWQTKDIAGLMPPLAFELTSESGERVEAQAFRGDTTLLFLGFTQCHDVCPATMAHLDSILDELGEEARDDLRVLFVSVDPARDDAEALREYTANFGPEFVGLTGSKEELDALTRRYRVTYGYGEKDDGGRYTVSHPSAIFAFDRHGEAQLLIRQDDAREAVVSDLRRLLAKG, encoded by the coding sequence ATGAGACCCACGACGCCCCGCCCCGACTCGCCAAGCCGTCCCCCGCTGCGCCGCACCCGGGTTCTGGCGGGGCTGCTCGCGCTGGGCAGCGTGCTGATGGGCTGCTCCGACCCGGGCTGGCAGACCAAGGACATCGCCGGTCTCATGCCGCCCCTGGCGTTCGAGCTCACAAGCGAGTCGGGGGAGCGGGTCGAGGCGCAGGCCTTTCGCGGCGACACGACGCTGCTGTTCTTAGGTTTCACGCAGTGCCACGACGTCTGCCCGGCCACCATGGCGCACCTCGACTCGATCCTCGACGAGCTCGGCGAGGAGGCGCGCGACGACCTGCGAGTGCTGTTCGTTTCGGTGGATCCGGCCCGCGACGATGCCGAGGCCCTGCGCGAGTACACGGCGAATTTCGGCCCCGAGTTCGTCGGCCTCACCGGCAGCAAGGAGGAGCTGGATGCCCTGACCCGCCGCTACCGGGTGACCTACGGCTATGGCGAGAAGGACGACGGGGGACGCTACACGGTGTCCCACCCCAGCGCGATCTTCGCCTTCGATCGCCACGGCGAGGCACAGCTGCTCATTCGCCAGGACGACGCCAGGGAGGCGGTGGTGAGCGACCTGCGCCGGCTCCTGGCCAAGGGCTAG
- a CDS encoding cytochrome c oxidase assembly protein yields MLEFERIMGVLQPWEFSLSWSAACLLAAGLYLRGLQRHRRQAAGTWRALAYLLGVGAIYAVTQTHFDYLSQYMFFIHRAQHLVLHHAAPFLIALAAPLPVLAAGMPNRLRHLPGRAAAARLLRPIYRLLQHPAVAPLLFVGLIYFWLIPEVHFDAMLSRQRYQVMNWSMLLDGLLFWWLVLDPRTPRQGGLGYGMRILALLLVIPPQILLGAYLTFSENVLFDVYAVCGRAWPIAPLTDQQLGGLITWIPASMMSVAGVLIVIRAILSGKGDARPGQPEQPEGVPQP; encoded by the coding sequence ATGCTCGAGTTCGAGCGCATCATGGGCGTCTTGCAGCCCTGGGAGTTTTCCCTGTCGTGGAGCGCCGCCTGCCTGCTTGCGGCGGGCCTGTACCTGCGCGGCCTGCAGCGACATCGGCGGCAGGCAGCGGGGACCTGGCGTGCACTCGCCTATCTGCTGGGCGTCGGCGCGATCTATGCGGTGACGCAGACCCACTTCGATTACCTCTCGCAGTACATGTTCTTCATCCATCGCGCCCAGCACCTGGTGCTGCATCATGCAGCGCCGTTCCTGATCGCCCTGGCCGCGCCGCTGCCGGTCCTGGCGGCCGGCATGCCGAATCGCCTTCGCCACCTCCCGGGGCGGGCCGCGGCAGCCCGGCTCCTGCGGCCGATCTACCGTCTGCTGCAGCATCCGGCAGTCGCCCCCCTGCTGTTCGTCGGGCTGATCTACTTCTGGCTCATCCCCGAGGTCCATTTCGATGCCATGCTCAGCCGCCAACGCTACCAGGTGATGAACTGGAGCATGCTGCTCGACGGCCTGCTGTTCTGGTGGCTGGTGCTCGACCCACGCACGCCGCGCCAGGGCGGGCTGGGGTACGGCATGCGCATCCTGGCCCTGCTGCTGGTGATTCCGCCGCAAATCCTGCTGGGGGCCTACCTCACCTTCAGCGAGAACGTGCTGTTCGACGTCTATGCCGTCTGCGGTCGCGCCTGGCCCATCGCGCCACTGACCGACCAGCAACTGGGCGGGCTGATCACCTGGATCCCCGCCTCGATGATGAGCGTGGCAGGTGTGCTGATCGTGATTCGCGCCATTCTATCCGGCAAGGGCGACGCGCGCCCGGGCCAACCGGAACAGCCAGAAGGAGTCCCCCAGCCATGA